From the genome of Streptomyces sp. JH34:
CGAGCGAGATGTCCCAGACCGCCGCGACGGGCAGCGGGTAGTCGGGGGACGGGACGAGCTGGTGGATCTCGGGCCGGCGTTCCTCCAGCAGACCGAGGTACTCGTCGACGGACATGCCGGTGGCGGCGTGCCAGGCACCCGCCTGCTCCACCGCGAGGGGCAGGTCCCCGAGCGCGGCAGCGAGCCGGTCCGCGTCGCCGTGGCTCAGACCGCGGGCGCGGCGCTGCAGAAGGGCGATGCTCTCCTCACGGTCGAAGACGTCGACGCTGAGGGGCGTCGCGACGCGTTCCCACTCGCGGTTGCGCGAGGTGACGATGATCTTGCCGGGTCCCCCGTTGGGGAAGTACGAGCGTACGGCCTCGATGTCCTCGGCGTTGTCGAAGACCAGCAGCCAGTTGTCGAACGGCTTGCCCGTGCGGAGCGCCTCACGCACGGCGGGCACGGCTGCGTTCGTCTGCGGCCCCACCTCCAGGCCGAGGCTGCGTGCGAGGTCGGCGAGAGCGCCCAGGATCAGGTTCTCCTGCTCCGAGGGGATCCACCAGATGACGTTGAACTCGGCGCTGTGGCGGTAGACGTACTCCACCGCGATCTGCGACTTGCCGACACCGCCCATGCCATGGAGCGCGTGCGGAAGCACGGCCGTGGTCTCGTCCTCTCGCAACTGCCGCTCCACGGCAGCCAGAAGACTCTCCCGTCCGGTGAAGTTCGGGTTCTTCGGCGGCACGTTGCCCATGATCTTCGGTTGGCCCGTGCGGACGAACCGTAGTTCCGGTGCTGTGGCGGGCGGACGCACCCCGGGCCGGTCCTGCTCGGTCTCTACGGGTGGTGTCGTCGGCGACACAGGTCCTCCTGGTGGAACCGTCGGGTGCGACGGGGAAGCGGGGCCGTTCTTATTCACATCAGGTGCCTCTTTATCATCTCTTGTCCCCTCCGTCGGCACTCCCGCGCCGCTCTGCAGCACGCCGTTCAGGAGCTTGGCCCGTTGCCGGTACGGAAGCCCGCCCAGCGCACGCAGGACAGCGAGTTCGATCCGGAGCCACACCGGGCCGCCCTCACCGTCCGGCAGTGCCGCCCCCATCGGGTCGCGCAGCGCGGCTCGAAGGCGTACGCCCTGCACGCTGCCGGCCCGTGACTCCGCCAGCAGCCCTACGGCCCGGGCGAGTTGGGTGCGGTTCCCCGTGGCCAGCAAGGCCTCACGGATGCCGTCGGCGAAGTCGGGACCGCCCTCGCCGTCGCGTCGCCAGTCGATGAGACCGCCCATCATCACCTCGGCCAGGTGCTCGGGCTGCGACTCGGGGAAGGCCCGGTCACGCAGTTCCTCGATGACGTCGAAACGCATGGGGGCCACGGCCAGCAGCACGGCGAGCTGGCGGGCGAGCGGGCTGGCCAGCGAGAAGAACCTCCGCACGGCGTCCGCCGCCGAACGGGGGCCGTCGAGCCTGGGCGTGCGCAGCCCCGGGGCGGACACCCCCTTGGCCATCGCTCCGGCCAGGACCACCGGGAGGGCCCGGCGGACGCCGCGTTCACCGGTGACCAGATCCGCCCAGGCCCGGAACGAACCGGGGCGCAGGCTGAGGACCGGTATCGCCACGGACCCGTCACCCGTGTCGGGCAGGATGTGGGCGTGCTCGGGCACGCCGTGGGGCGGACGGCAGAGCAGGTGCCTGTTGAGGGCGGCGAAGCCGGCGGCGTCGAGCCGCGCGCGGAAGGGGTAGACCGAGGACCGGTGGTGCAGGTACGAGGGCAGCAGATGGACGAGTGCCGTGGGTCCCGAAGCCGCGAGCCGCCCCAGCAGTTCGTCGGCCCCGCTCTCCGCCCACCCGGGGGCCAGACCGTCCGTCACGACGAGGAAGAGCCGCGAGCCCCTGCCGTCCAGCAGCTCGGCGGCGTCGGCCCGCCGGTTGCCGGGCCAGCGCAGGGCGGGCGCCTCCCCTCCGGGCAGCGAGATGTCGACGGTACGGACGTCGCGGAAGGCCCCGCTGCGCACCGCCTCGCCGGAGAGCTGGCGTAACGAGCTGTCCCACACACGCATGGTGGGTGCCGTGTCGACGAGCAGCATCAGGTCGAAGGCGCGTTCCTGGGCCGGGTCGAGGTAGGGGATCCACAGTCCGTCGATGACGCCGTTCTCTGCGGTGCGTTCCTCGTCGAGACGGCTCTCGTGGCGTGAGGGGACCCTGCGGCCGAAGCCGCGCAGGGCCTTGGCCAGCCGCAGCGGTCGCACACGGCGTGGGGGGCGCGTCTCCTGCGGCAGAACGGATTCGGGCAGGCCGCGCGCGTTGCTGACGACGTGACGGATCTCCACGTCGCGAGGGTCGACGCCCGTGCCACCGGAGGGCACGACCTCCGGCGTCCCCGGCGGGAGGAACGGATCCCGCACGTCGGCGGAGGGCTGGGGTCCGCCGTCCGGCACGGGCCCGGGGTCCGGGTCCTCCCGCTCGTCCGGCCGGCGGCCCGCCCGGTGCCATGCGGCCGCGAGCCAGACTCCGTCGGCGAGGTCCTGCCAGCTCGCGTCGGCGTCGGCTTCCGCCTCCTCGAGGATGCCGCTGACCGGCGCGGTCGCCGCGTCCGGAGCGCGTTCCCTGGGCGAGCCGTTCATCAGCGGCCCTTCGAGAGGTCTCGGAGAAGCATCTCGACGAGCTTACGCCCGTCCCCCTCGGGCCGTAATCCGTGAGCGGTGGTGAGCTGCACGGCGTTCAGGAGCTGGTCGACGGACTGGGTGCCCCCGCCGTCCAGGCGTTTGACGAAGTCGTCCACGAGGTCCTCGACCCCCTCCGGACTCCGGCCCAGATGACTGACGACGATGGAGACGAGCTGCGCACGGGTGGGCGGGCGCATCTCCAGCGGCAGACAACGGCGCCGGAAGGCCGCCGGGAACTCGCGTTCCCCGTTGCTCGTGATCACGACGACGGGGAACTCCGCGCACTCGACGCGGCCCGCCTCGATGACGGCCCGGCCCTGCGGATCGTCCGTGAAGACGGAGACCTCGGCCACGCCGGCGCGCACCAGTTCGGGGATCTCGTAGCTGCCGTTCTCCAGCACGTGGAGCAGGTCGTTGGGCAGGTCGATGTCGCTCTTGTCCAACTCGTCGACCAGCAGCACCCGGGGGCGCCCGTACGCCAGCAGAGCCGTCCCCAGCGGCCCCAGCGTCACGAAGTCGCCCAGGTCGGGGGCGCTGCCCGCCTCGCCTTCGGGCTCCGAGGCGGTTCCGGCGCGCCAGGCGGCGATGGCCTGCGCCCGCCCGATGGCGTCGTACTCGTACAGACCGCCGCGCAGCGTGGTCCGGCTGACGATGCTCCACGGAAGAACCCGGCCGAGCCCCAGCTCCCTGGCGATCAGATAGGCGAGGGTGGATTTGCCGACCCCGGGCGGGCCGGTGACCAGAAGGGGGCGGCGCAACAGGAGGGCGGCGTTGACCGCGTCGATCTCCTCGTCGCGCAGCTGGGGCCCCTGTTGGACGGTGCCGAGCCGGCGGAGCGCCGACTGCGCGTCATCGGGGGGATCCTGCTGCAGGGGGCTCCCGGAGAACACCCGCCACGGCGGCGGCTCGGGCAGTTGCGGCGGATCCCCGGCGGGAGGCCGCCCGGTCGCGTGGAACACCCTCCAGGATGGGGGCGTGACGGACTGCGCTGCCGAGACCTGCTCGGTCATGCTGTCAACTCCTCGCAGTCGATCAAGCGATTGGGATCGTCCCACAATAGGGCCAAATGCTTACCGAGGGACCAATTGTCCCGGTCCATCCCCTCGGCTTTCCTGCGCAACGCGCTGACCTTCGACGGGATTTGGGCGGGAGGGTGAGCGAGCAGCAACGTCAGCACCTCACCCGACAGGTCGGGGCTGTCCGTCCGCCGGTCCCAGGCCGCGAGCCCCACCCCCTGAGCGATCGCGCTGACGAGTGCCTCCAGGCCGAGACCGGGCAGTGCGGGAACGTCGAGTATGACCGCGGTCAGGCTCGGGTTCGCTATCAGATTGGCACGCCAGCGGTCGAGCCGCTCACCCTCTTCGCCGTGCCAGCGATACGACTCGGCCACACCGGCGTTCCTGAGCTGTGTCCAGCGCTCCCGCCACGCGGGCAGATATCCGTGGGCCTGCGCGGCCCTCATCCGTTCGAGAGATCTCAGATGGACGTGGTAACTGAGACTCATCGGCAACGGGTCACCACTCCATGTACCCAGCTTCAGCCGGGCCATGTCGTGGTTGAGCAGCGTGAACGGCAGCACGAACTCGACCTGCGCGGGCGGTTCCCCCTCCATCACCGGCATACCCGCCCAGCGCTTCCGCCCGCTGCCGACGGCCAGCTCGACCTCGCTCGCCAGCTGTTCGAGGGTCGTGGAACGCACTTCACCCGCCACCGGCTCCCAGAAGCCTGGCGCGGGATTGACCCAGTGTCGTACGTAGATGTCGGACGAACTGTCGTCGGCTGGCTCCACCATCACGACGAGGCAACGCGCCACATCAGGATCGGCCGTCGGCAGGGCCTCGATCGCGCGCCGGCGCTCCTCCAGGGCCCGCACGGCGTCCGGGCCGGCCTCCCTGGCCCATGCGTCCGACCACGCCCGGAGGGTCTCGCGCAGCGCCGGCTTCTCCAGGAACGCCGTGATCTCCACCATGACGAGCGCGGGAGGCAGACCGTCGGCCTGGGTGTTCACCCGGCGGAGGTGATCGAAGCGCTGGGCGGGCGTCTGGCCGTACGGCACGTCGACGACCAGCTCATGGGCCAGGAGCGCGTGCAGACGGCCGTCGTCGACGCGCCGCACGTCGGCGAGCAGCCGGTGGACGTCCCGGACCGCGGTGTCGGTGAACTCGGGGGAGGCGTCGGCCAGGGCGTCCTCCACGATCAGCTTCAGCCGGGCCGCGCAGTCCGGTCCCGCGATGGCGCCGGCCGCGAAGATCAGGGCCGGGAGGCCCCCTTCGTGCCGGAGGACGTCCCTGACGAGGGACACCATGTCCGCCCGGGGATTGATGCGCCGGTAGAGGACTTGCGTGACGAGCCGGTCGGCGACCAGTGACACGAACAGCGCGCACTGGTCGCGATCGGTCACGAAGTCCTGTTCGGACAGGAACGCGACCAGACCCTCGATGAGCCGACCCTCGGCGTCGTCCGGCTCGTCCGCTCCGAGCAGCCCGTGCGCCACCACCGACCACCCCCGTCGAGCCGGTAACACCTTCATGACAGACCGTGAAGTTACCACGTCGGATCTTCAGCAACCAGGCTCATTCCAGGCGCTGTTGACCACCTGTGACACGAGAGCCCCCTGCGCCGCGACAACACACCGGGACACACCTCACCCGGACGGGTGAACGCGGTCCACGGCGTTCAGACCGGCGCCGGCCCGGAGCTCGCGCGCACCGTCAGGACCGGCTCCAGCAGGTCGACCTCGTCGGTACCCCTGCCGCCCAGCTTCGCCACCACCTGTTCCACCGCCCGGCGCCCCATCTCCTGCGCCGGAATGGCCACGGAGGTGAGCCGTACCGACGCCTGCGTGGCCACCTGGTCGGGGCAGACGGCCACGACGGAGACGTCCTCCGGCACGGCGCGCCCCTGCTGCTGGAGCAGGTTGAGCAGCGGCTCGACGGCCGCCTCGTTCTGGACGATGAAGCCGGTCGTCCCCGGCCGTTCGTCGAAGATGCGGGCGAGGGTCCCGGCCATCGCCGCGTATCCGCCCTCGCAGGGACGGTGCAGGATCCGCACCCCGGCGTCCTGCGCCTTGGTCCGGATGCCGTCCACGGTCCGTTCGGCGAAGCCGGTGTGACGCTCGTAGACGGCTGCCGCTTCGCCGATCACCGCCACCTCGCGGTGTCCGAGGCCGGCGAGGTGGTCCACGCAGAGTGCCCCGGTCGCCTCGAAGTCGAGGTCCACACAGGTGAGCCCCGAGGTGTCGGCCGGCAGGCCGATCAGGACGGCGGTCCGTCCGGAGTCGCGGAGCAACGGGAGCCGCTCGTCGTGCAGTTCGACGTCCATCAGGATCATCGCGTCGGCCAGGGAGCTCCCCGCGATCCGCCGTACGGCCGCCGGCCCCTCCTCGCCGGTGAGCAGCAGTACGTCGTAGCCGTGCGTACGGGCACTCGTGGCGACGGCGATCGCGATCTCCATCATCACCGGGACGTACATGTCCGTGCGCAGCGGCACCATCAGGGCGATGATGTTGGATCTGCTGCTGGCGAGGGCCCGCGCACCGGCGTTGGGGTGGTAGCCGAGCTGTTGGATACTGTGCTCGACGCGTTCCCGGGTGGAGGCCGAGATCGACCGCTTGCCGCTGAGGACATAGCTCACCGTGCTCGCGGAGACTCCGGCGTGCTGGGCGACCTCGGCAAGCGTGACCATTCGGTTTCTCCCCTACAGTGGGCGACCGCAAGGGAGAGCTGGTGAAGCGCTTCGACAGCGCCGTGCTGTGCTCCCCTTCGCACTCTGACATGCACAGACAACGTGGAGCCTAGACTTGCTCACAGTCACTGTCCAGAGTGGAGTCGAAGCGCTTCGACCGACCGTCGGCATCGATCCCTCGGCCTCACACACCGTGTCTCAGGAGGCCGAAGGTGTCCAGCCCGCCAGCCAGTCGGAGGTCTCCTGGTCCGCGGCCTGGGAGTCGGTGAGCTGGGGCCGGTTGCTGCTCGCCGTGCCGGATCCGGGCCCCGTGTTCCTGTACTCCGCGAAACGGTCGTCCTTCCAGGAGAATCCGCTCATGTCCGTCCATGGAGCGGACTTGACGGCCGAGCTGAGCGTGGTGCCGCGGAAGGTCGCCATCGGGTCGAGCGTGGCGTCACCGCCCGCGTGCCACGGCCGGCCGAGGTAGAAGGATGATGCCGAGACGTCGCCGTTGACGGTCGAGCCGGTGATCAGGAAGCCCTTGCGGTCGGCGGCCGTGCTCGGAGCGGCGATGTAGCCGGCGGAGCTGCCGTCCCACCGCTTCTTCAGTGTGATGACGGACTTGTCGATCACCGCGGTGGCACGTCCGAAGATGAAGTCGACGTTGCCGACGACGTAGGAGTTGGTCATGTAGACGCGGCCGAGTGTCGCCTTGGAGGCGGTGTCGAGCAGCAGGGTGTCCTGGTCACCGGTGACGATCACGGAGTCGAGGAGGACCTTGTCCGCGGCGGTGCGCAGCGCCACGGCCTGGAGTCCGCTCAGGTTCTGGTTGGCGGCTTCGTCGAAGTCGTTGGAGATGGTGAGGTTGCGGGCCTGGAAGCCGTTGGCCTCGGCCGCGACGGTCGCGCTGCCACTGGTCCCGTAGGTGCCGGAGCCGTCGGGCTTCCGGGTGCCGGAGGCGTTGTCGTAGACGATGACGGTGTCGTTGCGGCTCGACCCGCTGCCCTGGAGGGTGACGTTCTGCTTGGTGGAGGGGATCTTCACCAGCTCGCGGTAGGTGCCTGGCTTGATGGAGACGACGACCCGTGCGGTGTTGCCGGCCGGGATCGCGTTGACCGCCGCCTGCACGCTCGTGTACTGCCCGCTGCCGTCCTTGGCGACGGTGAGGGTGGTCGCCGCCTCGGCGCCGGACGCGGACCCGGAGGTCCACACCGGGGCGACGGCGAGCAGCGCGGCCACCCCCGCCGTCATCGCTCTCCGCGGTCCGGCGTGGGGCAGGGTACGTCGGCCTCGATCGACTGCCATGGCGTGATCCGTTCGTCGGGGAAGAGGTGGAGTTCCGGTCGGTAGTCGCCGCAGCCGCACGAAAGGTTGCCGCGCCCCGGTGCACGGCGGGGAAGCGGCAAGTGCTCACCGGCTGCGGCTGCGCGGCAGCCCCCGGCCGCCTCGCGGCAGCCGCCGGCTCCTGGCTACGACCGTTCGGCGCCGGTCGCCTCACCGTCCGGGTTCTCGCCGGGCACGCCCATCGCCAGGAGCGCGGTGTCGTCGTCGAGCCCGTCAACGAACGAGCCCAGGAGCTCGGTGAGCGCCGCGACGACACCGGGAGCGGAGGCGGGAGCGAGGCCCCGCGCGAAGTCCAGGAGCGCTTCGTCGCTGTAGCGTCCGCCGCCGTCCGGGGTGCGCGCCTCGGTCAGTCCGTCGGTGTAGAGCAGGAGCGTGTCACCGGGGCCCAGCTCCAGCGTGGCGGTGGCGAAATCCGCGTCGGGCACGACCCCGACGAGCTGGCCGCCCGGCGTGGGCACGTGGTCGGCGCTGCCGTCGGCGCGCAGCAGCACGGCCGGGGGGTGTCCACCGCCCGCCAGGACGACGTGGAATCCGGTGCCCTCCCCCTCGGATGTGAGCACGCCGAAGATCACGGTACAGAAGCGCGGTTCGTCTTCCTGGAACTCCCGGTTGAGGGCGGTGTTGAGGTTGGCCAGCACCGTGGCCGGCACGGGGTCGGACACCGCCGCTGCCCGCAGGGTGTACCGCGCCAACGACGTCACCACGGCGGCGGTCGCGCCCTTGCCGCGCACATCGCCCATGAAGAACCCCCAGCGTCCGGGGGCCAGCGGGAACAGATCGTAGAAGTCCCCGCCCACCTCGTCGGGGGAGGCGAAGTGGTAGCGCGCGTCGACCTCCAGGCCCGGAACCGGTTCGAGCGCCGGGGGGATCAGGGTCTGCTGCAGGGTCGTGGCGAGGCGCTGGAGGCGTTCGCGTTCGTGGTCCGCCTCCTGCCGCGCCCGCAGGAGTTCACGCTCGTAGGCGCGCCTGTCCCTGGCGTCCTGGACGGTGGTGCGGATCAGCAGTGGCTCGCCGTCACTGTCCTGCTTGACCGTGGAGGTGACCAGGACGGGCAGTCGGCTGCCGTCCGATGCCTTGAGTTCCAGGGCGATGCCGCTGATCTCGCCCTGCATGCGCAGGAGCGGCGAGAAGTGCGTCTCGTGGTAGAGCCTGCCGCCGATCGTCAGCAGGTCGGAGAACTGCTTGTGACCCACCAGTTCCCCGCGCCGGTATCCGAGCCACTGCAGCAGCGTCCCGTTGATCTTGGCGATCCGGCCGTCCATCAGCGTGGAGAGGTAGCCGCACGGCGCGTTCTCGTAGAGGTCCTCCGCGCTGTCCTCCAGCAGCGCGGTGAACGGCAGCTGCTCCTGGTCACGGTCCCCCACGGCCCACGACCCGTCCACCTCCTCGCCGCCCGGGGGCACCGTCACCGCCCCTGCACGAAGGCGATGATCGCCTCGGTCGTCTCCTCGGGGGCGCTCAGCTGGGGGCAGTGGCCCGTCGAGTCCAGGGTGACCAGCCGGCTGCCGGGGATCTGCCGGTGGACGTAGGCGCCGACCTCCCGCGGGGCGAGTGTGTCGCGCGCGCTCTCGGCGATGAGAGTCGGGACTCGCACCTTGGCGAGATCCGCCCGGTTGTCGGACAGGAAGGTCACTTTCGCGAACACCCGCGCGATCTCCGGGTCGGTTCGGCAGAAGCTGTTCGTCAGCTCCTCGCCCAGCTCCGGACGGTCCGGATTCCCCATGATCACCGGGGCCATCGTCGCGGACCAGCCCAGGTAGTTGCTGGCCAACGACTCGAGCAGCTCCTCGATGTCCTCCTCGCTGAAACCGCCCCGGTAGTCGCCGTCATCGATGTAGGACGGCGACGGGGTGAGGAGAACCAGCCCGTCGAAGAGCTCCGGTTCCTGTACGGCGGCAAGGACGCCGATCATGGAACTGACCGAATGCCCGACGAAGGTCAGGGGTCCCAGGTCGAGCTCCCGGCAGAGCTCGATCACGTCCTGGACATAGCCGTCCAAGGTGGAGTACCGCTCGGGGCTCCAGGAGGACACATCGGACAGCCCGGCCCCCACATGGTCGAACAGGACCACTCGGAAGTGCTTCTCCAGTTCGGGCGCGACGAGACGCCACAGATTCTGGTCGCACCCGAACCCGTGGGCGAGCATCACCACCGGGCCGCCTTCCCGGCCTGTCACGGACACCCGGTTCCGCTTCCGCACATCCATGCGTACATCCTGACACTTTCGGCACACGTCGGCCCGGTATGCCACTACGGGCCTCCCGACAGCACGTATCACGTTCCGTGACCGAAGGCATCCGGGAAACCGGCCTCCGGGGCCGTCGGCTCCCCACGCGTCGAGGTGGCGGCCAGGCCGATGGCCGATGTGTTCGAGCCGAAGGACGAGACGGCGTGGTACATCAGGTACTTGCCACCGCGGTAGGAAATGTCCGGGGCCCAGGGGTCGGACGCCGAGGAGCAGCTGTCCGCCCCTGACTCCCCCGCGCGCCGTCAGCCGTGGAGCAGCACGGGGAACGCCTCCATGTCGTTCTGCGTCATCACCGGCAGCTTGCGGATCTCGTCGTCCTCGATCGCGAGCTTCAGCTCCGGGAAGCGTCCGAACAGCGCGGGCAGCGCGATCCCGGCCTCGACCCGGGACAGTGCCGCACCGGGACAGATGTGGGGCCCGTGCCCGAAGGTCATGTGCCGTATCGGCGTCGGCCGGGTGATGTCGAAGGCTCCGGCGTCGTCCCCGTGCTGGTCGGTGTCGCGGCCGATGGCACGGTAGGAGATGACGACGCCCTCCCCCTTGGCTATGACCTGGTCGCCGACCTGGATGTCCTCGGTGGCGAACCTCATCAGGAGGTGGGTGCTGGGGCTGTCCCAGCGCAGCGTCTCCTCGATCACCGTCTCCCAGGGGATCTCCCCGTCCAGCACCTTCCGCAACTGGTCCGGGTGGGCGAGGAGCGCGCGTACGGCGTTGAGGATGAGCCCGATCGTGGTCTCGTGCCCCGCCGCCACCATCGCCTTGAGGTTGCCGACGACCTCCTCCTCGGTGAGGGGCTCCCCGCCCTCCTCGGCCAGGATCAGCCCGCTGGTGAGGTCGTCGGTGGGGTGCGCGGTCTTCTCCCGGACCAGTGCGGCGTAGAAGACGTCGAGCTCGGCGAGGAGCGCCAGCCGGTCCTCCTGCGGGGTGAGCATGGAGAAGAACGCCTTGTACTGCCGGGTGAGCATGGGGTGCAACGCCTCGTCCACCCCCATCAGCAGCCCGACCACCTTCATCGGGAGCGGCTGGGCGAACCCTGCCTTGAGATCTACGACCCCGTCCTCGCCCCGTTCGGCCAGTGCGTCCAGCAGTTCGTCGGTGAACTTCTCGATGTCCGGCCGGATCGCCTCCAGCCGGCGGGGGGTGAGGGCCTGGGAGGTCTTCGTCCGCAGCCGGCGGTGCTCCTCGCCGTCCACCGTGAACATGGAGCGTCCCGCATCGATCATGCCGATCAGCGGCCAGGCGTGGGTCACCTCCCCGCTCTGCCAGAGCCCCCAGGCGTCCAGGTCCTTCACCAGGCGTGTGTCGAGGAGGAGTTGGCGTGCCTCGGCATGCCGGGTGACGGTCCAGGCGGGAACTCCGAGGAGCTCGATGCGGGCGAGCGGGACGGACGCCCGCAGCCGTTCGGTCTCACCGTCGAGGTCCTGCACCATGGGGTCGATCACCACGGTCGTGTAGGGGCACTTCACAGCAGGTCTCCTGTCGTCTGTACGGGAGCGAACCGGACGGGCAGCGCGTTCGTCCCGCGCAGGAAGGCGGACGGGCGCCGGACGAGATCCTCGGCGGGGACGGCGAGTTCGAGGTCGGGCAGCCGGTCGAGGATGACCTCGATCGCCGTACGGGCGATGGTCTCCGCGATCTCCTGCGCGGGGAAGGGGCAGCGGTACTCCCCGTGGCTGAAGGCGAGGTGCGACCCGTTGGCCGCGTGGTGCCCCGCACCCCCGGACGTGATCTCCTGCCGTATCAGCGGGTCGGTGTTGGCCGCGCCCAGGCCGAGCAGGAGCATGTCCCCGGCACGGATGGTCCGTCCGCCGAGCCGCGTGTCGCGGACCGCCCAGCGGCCGGCGAGGATCTGGGTCGGGCTCTCCTCCCAGAGGACCTCGTTCATCGCGTCGCCGACACTGCGCCGCCCACCGGTGAGGGAGTCGGCGAACTGGCCCTCGGTGAGCATGAGGCGCAGGGAGTTGCTGATCCAGTCCGCCGTGGTGAGGTGCCCGGCGGCGGTGACGGCCATCAGATCGAGGGCGTACTCCTCGTCCGTGAAGGGCTCCGGGTCGGCGAGCATCCGGGAGGTGACGTCGTCGCCGGGCGTCCCACGCTTGGCCGCCACCAGCCGCCGCATGTGCTCACCGAAGCGCGCGTGGGCCTCGTGGGCACCGGGACCACCGTCGGCCAGGTCCTTCAGGACCTTCGCGATGTCCGCTCCCTCGGCGTCGGGGAAGCCCACGAGGCGGGCGAGGACGAGCACGGGCAGTGGCTCCGCGAAGTCGGCGACGAGGTCGGCGGCGCCCCGGGCGCAGATGTCGTCGACGAGCCGGTCGGCCAGCTGCTCGCAGTGCCCGCGGATCTCGAAGGGGTCCGCGGCCTCCAGCGCGGGCACCACCATCTGGGAGTGCCGCCGGTGTTCGGCGCCGGCGGTGAAGTAGATGGACGGCATGGGACGCCCGACCATGGGGAGCAGCGGCCAGTCCTCGGGTATGTGCTCCCACTGGTTCCACAGGCCGACGTCCCTGGGGAAGAGCTCGCCGTCACTGGTGACCTGGTGGAGTTCGCGGTATCCGACGACCAGCCAGGCGGGAAAACCGCCGGGGAGCTCCACGGGCACGACGGGCCCGTAGGAGTGCCGCATGCTCCGGTACAGGGCCTGCGGTTCGGTGTGGAACGCGGGTCCGCCGAGCGGCACGGGCGTGGTGGCGGCGTGCGCGGGGCAGCCGCCGCCGGATGCGGGCGCGGCGGATAAGAAGGGGTTCGTCATCGTACGGACTCCTGGGAGACGGCTTCGCGCGTTGCGGCCATACGATCAACGCGGCACCACTATAGGGAGGTCGGGTGAAGCTTTGGGGAGTGATCGCGACACCCGGCGCCCGCGGAAACGGAGGTGCCGGAACCCTGCGCGCGCCCCTACTCTCAGCCCCATGCGCCGCGAATCCTCCCTCCTGAACGTCATCGACGTCGAAGCCACCTGCTGGGACGGACAGCCGCCGCCCGGCTCCGTGAACGAGATCATCGAGGTCGGTCTCACGGTCGTGGACGTGCCGGCAGGGCGCCGTGTGTCCCGCCACCGGATCCTGGTCCGCCCCGCCCGGTCGGCGGTGAGCGACTTCTGCACCGAACTGACCGGTCTGGCGCAGGCCGAGGTCGACCGGGGAGTCACCTTCGCCGAGGCGTGCCGGATCCTCGTCGAGGAGTACGACGCCGGGGAGCGCCCCTGGACGAGCTGGGGCGAGTACGACCGTCGCCAGTTCGCCCGCCAGAGCCGGGCCGACGGGGTGGCCTGTCCGTTCGGGCATCCGACGGAACGCACCCACACCAATGCCAAGGCCGTGTTCGCCGAGGCGTACGGGCTGCGCGGGAGACCCGGTATGGACCAGGCTCTGCGGCTCGCGGGGCTGCCTCTCGAGGGACGCCATCATCGCGGCGAGGACGACGCGTGGAACATCGCCGCGCTCGTCCTCGATCTGGCGGGCCGCGGGGCATGGCCGGCCGCGACCGCCGG
Proteins encoded in this window:
- the fxsT gene encoding FxSxx-COOH system tetratricopeptide repeat protein, which gives rise to MNGSPRERAPDAATAPVSGILEEAEADADASWQDLADGVWLAAAWHRAGRRPDEREDPDPGPVPDGGPQPSADVRDPFLPPGTPEVVPSGGTGVDPRDVEIRHVVSNARGLPESVLPQETRPPRRVRPLRLAKALRGFGRRVPSRHESRLDEERTAENGVIDGLWIPYLDPAQERAFDLMLLVDTAPTMRVWDSSLRQLSGEAVRSGAFRDVRTVDISLPGGEAPALRWPGNRRADAAELLDGRGSRLFLVVTDGLAPGWAESGADELLGRLAASGPTALVHLLPSYLHHRSSVYPFRARLDAAGFAALNRHLLCRPPHGVPEHAHILPDTGDGSVAIPVLSLRPGSFRAWADLVTGERGVRRALPVVLAGAMAKGVSAPGLRTPRLDGPRSAADAVRRFFSLASPLARQLAVLLAVAPMRFDVIEELRDRAFPESQPEHLAEVMMGGLIDWRRDGEGGPDFADGIREALLATGNRTQLARAVGLLAESRAGSVQGVRLRAALRDPMGAALPDGEGGPVWLRIELAVLRALGGLPYRQRAKLLNGVLQSGAGVPTEGTRDDKEAPDVNKNGPASPSHPTVPPGGPVSPTTPPVETEQDRPGVRPPATAPELRFVRTGQPKIMGNVPPKNPNFTGRESLLAAVERQLREDETTAVLPHALHGMGGVGKSQIAVEYVYRHSAEFNVIWWIPSEQENLILGALADLARSLGLEVGPQTNAAVPAVREALRTGKPFDNWLLVFDNAEDIEAVRSYFPNGGPGKIIVTSRNREWERVATPLSVDVFDREESIALLQRRARGLSHGDADRLAAALGDLPLAVEQAGAWHAATGMSVDEYLGLLEERRPEIHQLVPSPDYPLPVAAVWDISLGRLSQDNPAARQLLEICACMAPEPIPLSLFRGGRNVGVTPELDPVLRDPLLLARATRDLSKLSLVRLDHKTSTLQMHRLMQNVIVARMDPEERTRMTRAAHLLLTTAKPGAPASPDQWPAYQAILPHVIASGAVESSDGWVRDLVYDMVFFLYYWGAHESGAAQARLAWAAWRAQSGDENLNVIRITKLLGFYLRLLGRPDEAVEHNERALAISRGAEIPDEELIDSMWQMAGALRHKGKFLEARELAEEAFTRASDLFGPEDPTTLSAAHDYGVSLRLNGSFQAAQTIDEETVRQRELLYGPVNGLTLNTLNGLAIDLRESGDYLGARALQESNYLTYVNHFGETNAATIRAALNLAVCRRRAGVAEGGSDLAEQTLERFTTRYGLNNSDALGAATHATVERRLTGDLVGARELGEQTLAAYRKVLGDHHPYTQFARVNLAATLRAQGDTDRAERLDAQALESLEGTLGPKHINTLTAAMCRANDHYARLDFAQAMAADADLLPKFTGTAGAEHPLTLACTANLALDRRGLGASEEADRLNRLAVDGFERLLGPNHPWHTAARLHQRIECDITPLPM
- a CDS encoding AAA family ATPase, encoding MTEQVSAAQSVTPPSWRVFHATGRPPAGDPPQLPEPPPWRVFSGSPLQQDPPDDAQSALRRLGTVQQGPQLRDEEIDAVNAALLLRRPLLVTGPPGVGKSTLAYLIARELGLGRVLPWSIVSRTTLRGGLYEYDAIGRAQAIAAWRAGTASEPEGEAGSAPDLGDFVTLGPLGTALLAYGRPRVLLVDELDKSDIDLPNDLLHVLENGSYEIPELVRAGVAEVSVFTDDPQGRAVIEAGRVECAEFPVVVITSNGEREFPAAFRRRCLPLEMRPPTRAQLVSIVVSHLGRSPEGVEDLVDDFVKRLDGGGTQSVDQLLNAVQLTTAHGLRPEGDGRKLVEMLLRDLSKGR
- a CDS encoding LacI family DNA-binding transcriptional regulator is translated as MVTLAEVAQHAGVSASTVSYVLSGKRSISASTRERVEHSIQQLGYHPNAGARALASSRSNIIALMVPLRTDMYVPVMMEIAIAVATSARTHGYDVLLLTGEEGPAAVRRIAGSSLADAMILMDVELHDERLPLLRDSGRTAVLIGLPADTSGLTCVDLDFEATGALCVDHLAGLGHREVAVIGEAAAVYERHTGFAERTVDGIRTKAQDAGVRILHRPCEGGYAAMAGTLARIFDERPGTTGFIVQNEAAVEPLLNLLQQQGRAVPEDVSVVAVCPDQVATQASVRLTSVAIPAQEMGRRAVEQVVAKLGGRGTDEVDLLEPVLTVRASSGPAPV
- a CDS encoding alpha/beta hydrolase; the encoded protein is MDVRKRNRVSVTGREGGPVVMLAHGFGCDQNLWRLVAPELEKHFRVVLFDHVGAGLSDVSSWSPERYSTLDGYVQDVIELCRELDLGPLTFVGHSVSSMIGVLAAVQEPELFDGLVLLTPSPSYIDDGDYRGGFSEEDIEELLESLASNYLGWSATMAPVIMGNPDRPELGEELTNSFCRTDPEIARVFAKVTFLSDNRADLAKVRVPTLIAESARDTLAPREVGAYVHRQIPGSRLVTLDSTGHCPQLSAPEETTEAIIAFVQGR